A portion of the Sphaerochaeta pleomorpha str. Grapes genome contains these proteins:
- a CDS encoding LacI family DNA-binding transcriptional regulator has translation MVKEANKITYSKIAELSGISMATISRVMNNSTNVKEETRRTVMDAMRQLGYDTTDLEAIAAKSNDLLIFNIPSLDNPFYSLIIKGAKASAERNGYNMLINEDPIDDRSIDTFIALLKKTNAAGILSTNCISKQNLMKLDAILPIVQCCECDPSLDIPFVTIDDVSAARNAVEYILSLGRRRIAFINGPLQYKYARDRLKGYLEALEDAHIERDPDIIIQLQEINYDMAVSAVFQLLNSEKRPDAFFASSDVYAAAAIKATKRTALKVPRDIAIVGFDNIELSSMCSPSITTVNQPKFQLGLLSCEMLIKRICKEQIPIRSMYMDTELIVRETTQKQSPISRSPLQ, from the coding sequence ATGGTCAAAGAAGCGAACAAGATTACCTACTCAAAAATAGCCGAACTGTCAGGAATTTCCATGGCTACCATTTCACGAGTAATGAACAATTCTACCAACGTGAAGGAAGAGACCCGAAGGACCGTGATGGATGCTATGCGCCAATTAGGGTACGATACCACAGACCTTGAGGCTATTGCGGCAAAATCCAATGATCTCCTCATCTTCAACATCCCTTCACTTGACAACCCGTTTTACAGCCTTATCATCAAAGGGGCAAAAGCCTCTGCAGAGCGAAATGGCTACAATATGCTCATCAATGAAGACCCCATCGATGATCGTTCCATCGATACTTTTATTGCCCTGCTAAAAAAAACCAACGCAGCAGGCATTCTTTCTACAAATTGCATTTCCAAACAAAACCTGATGAAACTCGATGCTATCCTGCCTATCGTACAATGCTGCGAATGCGACCCTTCCCTTGATATTCCGTTTGTAACCATCGACGATGTATCGGCAGCGCGCAATGCAGTGGAATATATACTTTCTCTGGGAAGACGGAGAATTGCGTTTATCAATGGTCCCTTGCAGTACAAATATGCGAGAGACCGCCTTAAAGGGTATCTGGAAGCCCTTGAGGATGCCCATATAGAAAGAGACCCCGATATAATCATCCAACTGCAGGAAATCAATTATGATATGGCAGTATCGGCAGTATTTCAATTGCTGAATTCAGAAAAACGACCTGATGCCTTTTTTGCCAGCAGTGATGTCTATGCAGCGGCCGCTATCAAGGCAACGAAACGTACGGCCTTGAAGGTTCCAAGAGATATTGCAATTGTCGGGTTTGACAATATTGAGCTTTCTTCAATGTGCAGCCCTTCCATTACTACAGTCAATCAACCGAAATTCCAGTTAGGCCTGCTTAGTTGTGAAATGCTCATAAAAAGGATCTGCAAAGAGCAGATCCCTATCAGGAGCATGTATATGGATACGGAATTGATCGTACGGGAAACCACCCAGAAGCAGTCGCCTATCAGTAGGTCCCCGTTGCAATAA
- a CDS encoding Gfo/Idh/MocA family protein: MQKMDGMNYAPVSTGKVDIVVKKGAFKFAVIGLDHGHVFAMTNGLLEAGATLTSVYDSNDSKVADFLVRYPQAKGVDSIETILQDKEVKLVVSAILPSLRCDLGLRVMEAGKDFFADKPGMLIKDEVQRVRQACNRTGQKYFIYFGERIHVEGAVYTEKLIQSGALGRILSVVILAPHRLNAPSRPSWFFNPKQNGSILVDIGSHQIEQFLSFAGAKSATVVHSCKANYNNSENPLFFDYGDANLVADNGATCYFRVDWFTPDGLKAWGDGRVFVIGTEGTVEIRKYIDVAQSSEGDHVYFVDKEGEHKIEATGKVGFEFFGKMILDCMNRTELAICQDHTLLAMDLAIDADRMAEVIATGTY; this comes from the coding sequence ATGCAGAAGATGGATGGAATGAATTATGCCCCTGTTTCTACAGGTAAAGTCGATATTGTCGTCAAAAAGGGGGCATTCAAATTTGCCGTAATAGGCCTTGATCATGGGCATGTCTTTGCCATGACCAACGGACTGCTGGAAGCCGGCGCTACATTGACGTCAGTCTATGACTCAAACGACAGCAAAGTTGCTGACTTCCTTGTACGGTATCCCCAGGCAAAGGGTGTAGATTCAATAGAAACCATCCTACAGGACAAAGAGGTTAAACTGGTTGTCAGCGCCATTCTTCCCTCTCTTCGCTGCGACCTTGGTCTGAGGGTTATGGAGGCCGGTAAGGATTTCTTTGCCGACAAGCCCGGTATGCTTATAAAAGATGAGGTCCAGCGAGTCAGGCAAGCTTGCAACAGGACCGGGCAAAAATATTTTATTTATTTTGGGGAAAGGATTCATGTCGAAGGGGCAGTCTATACTGAAAAGCTGATACAATCAGGGGCTTTGGGAAGAATCCTGTCAGTTGTTATTCTGGCTCCCCATCGGCTTAATGCACCTTCAAGGCCTTCCTGGTTCTTCAACCCAAAACAGAACGGAAGCATCCTGGTAGATATCGGAAGTCATCAGATAGAGCAATTCCTTTCCTTCGCAGGGGCAAAATCGGCAACGGTTGTCCATAGTTGCAAAGCTAATTATAACAATTCGGAAAACCCTCTTTTTTTTGATTACGGTGATGCAAACCTGGTCGCCGACAATGGTGCAACCTGTTATTTCCGGGTTGACTGGTTCACCCCAGATGGACTGAAAGCCTGGGGGGATGGCCGGGTCTTTGTCATAGGGACCGAGGGAACCGTTGAGATACGTAAATACATTGATGTTGCACAATCGAGTGAAGGAGACCATGTCTATTTTGTCGACAAAGAAGGTGAACACAAGATTGAGGCAACAGGCAAGGTTGGTTTTGAGTTCTTCGGCAAAATGATACTCGATTGTATGAATCGAACCGAGCTGGCTATTTGCCAAGACCATACACTCCTTGCCATGGACCTTGCGATCGATGCCGACAGGATGGCAGAGGTTATTGCAACGGGGACCTACTGA